The following proteins come from a genomic window of Prionailurus viverrinus isolate Anna chromosome D1, UM_Priviv_1.0, whole genome shotgun sequence:
- the HMBS gene encoding porphobilinogen deaminase isoform X2, whose translation MSDNGNAAATAVSVSLDPRRGQKEENSPKMRVIRVGTRKSQLARIQTDSVVAVLKALYPGLQFEIVAMSTTGDKILDTALSKIGEKSLFTKELEHALEKNEVDLVVHSLKDLPTVLPPGFTIGAICKRENPYDAVVFHPKFVGKTLETLPEKSVVGTSSLRRAAQLQRKFPHLEFKSIRGNLNTRLRKLDEFQEFSAIILAAAGLQRMGWQHRVGQILHPEECMYAVGQGALGVEVRAKDQDILDLVGVLHDPETLLRCIAERAFLRHLEGGCSVPVAVHTAMKDGQLYLTGGVWSLDGSDSMQETMQATICVTAQHEDGPEDDPQLVGITARNIPRQAQLAAENLGISLASLLLNKGAKNILDVARQLNDAH comes from the exons gtctctgtttctctggatcCGCGAAGAGGGCAAAAG GAAGAAAACAGCCCAAAGATGAGAGTGATTCGCGTGGGTACCCGAAAAAGCCAG CTGGCTCGCATACAAACAGACAGTGTGGTGGCAGTGCTGAAAGCCTTATACCCAGGCCTGCAGTTTGAAATCG TTGCTATGTCCACCACAGGGGACAAGATTCTTGATACTGCGCTCTCTAAG ATTGGCGAGAAGAGCCTGTTTACCAAGGAGCTAGAACACGCGCTGGAAAAGAATGA AGTGGACTTAGTCGTTCACTCCCTGAAGGACTTGCCCACTGTGCTTCCTCCTGGCTTCACCATTGGAGCCATCTGCAA GCGGGAGAACCCCTATGATGCCGTTGTCTTTCACCCAAAATTTGTTGGGAAGACCCTAGAAACCTTGCCAGAGAAGAG TGTGGTGGGAACCAGCTCCCTTCGGAGGGCGGCCCAGCTGCAGAGAAAGTTCCCACACCTGGAGTTCAAGAGCATT CGGGGAAATCTCAACACACGCCTTCGGAAGCTGGATGAATTTCAGGAGTTCAGTGCCATCATCCTGGCTGCAGCTGGCCTGCAGCGCATGGGCTGGCAGCACCGGGTGGGACAG ATACTCCACCCGGAGGAGTGCATGTATGCTGTGGGTCAG GGGGCCCTGGGCGTGGAAGTCCGAGCCAAGGACCAGGACATCCTGGATCTGGTGGGTGTATTGCATGATCCTGAGACCCTGCTTCGCTGCATTGCCGAGCGAGCCTTCCTGAGGCACCTG GAAGGAGGCTGCAGTGTGCCAGTGGCCGTGCATACAGCTATGAAGGATGGGCAA CTGTACCTGACAGGAGGAGTCTGGAGTCTAGACGGCTCAGATAGCATGCAAGAGACCATGCAGGCCACCATTTGTGTCACTGCCCAG CATGAAGATGGCCCAGAGGATGATCCACAGCTGGTGGGGATCACTGCCCGGAACATTCCACGACAAGCCCAGCTGGCTGCTGAGAACCTGGGCATCAGCCTGGCCAGCTTGTTGCtgaacaaaggagccaagaacatcCTGGATGTTGCACGACAGCTTAACGATGCCCACTAA
- the HMBS gene encoding porphobilinogen deaminase isoform X1, protein MSDNGNAAATAVSVSLDPRRGQKVLRQEENSPKMRVIRVGTRKSQLARIQTDSVVAVLKALYPGLQFEIVAMSTTGDKILDTALSKIGEKSLFTKELEHALEKNEVDLVVHSLKDLPTVLPPGFTIGAICKRENPYDAVVFHPKFVGKTLETLPEKSVVGTSSLRRAAQLQRKFPHLEFKSIRGNLNTRLRKLDEFQEFSAIILAAAGLQRMGWQHRVGQILHPEECMYAVGQGALGVEVRAKDQDILDLVGVLHDPETLLRCIAERAFLRHLEGGCSVPVAVHTAMKDGQLYLTGGVWSLDGSDSMQETMQATICVTAQHEDGPEDDPQLVGITARNIPRQAQLAAENLGISLASLLLNKGAKNILDVARQLNDAH, encoded by the exons gtctctgtttctctggatcCGCGAAGAGGGCAAAAGGTGCTGAGGCAG GAAGAAAACAGCCCAAAGATGAGAGTGATTCGCGTGGGTACCCGAAAAAGCCAG CTGGCTCGCATACAAACAGACAGTGTGGTGGCAGTGCTGAAAGCCTTATACCCAGGCCTGCAGTTTGAAATCG TTGCTATGTCCACCACAGGGGACAAGATTCTTGATACTGCGCTCTCTAAG ATTGGCGAGAAGAGCCTGTTTACCAAGGAGCTAGAACACGCGCTGGAAAAGAATGA AGTGGACTTAGTCGTTCACTCCCTGAAGGACTTGCCCACTGTGCTTCCTCCTGGCTTCACCATTGGAGCCATCTGCAA GCGGGAGAACCCCTATGATGCCGTTGTCTTTCACCCAAAATTTGTTGGGAAGACCCTAGAAACCTTGCCAGAGAAGAG TGTGGTGGGAACCAGCTCCCTTCGGAGGGCGGCCCAGCTGCAGAGAAAGTTCCCACACCTGGAGTTCAAGAGCATT CGGGGAAATCTCAACACACGCCTTCGGAAGCTGGATGAATTTCAGGAGTTCAGTGCCATCATCCTGGCTGCAGCTGGCCTGCAGCGCATGGGCTGGCAGCACCGGGTGGGACAG ATACTCCACCCGGAGGAGTGCATGTATGCTGTGGGTCAG GGGGCCCTGGGCGTGGAAGTCCGAGCCAAGGACCAGGACATCCTGGATCTGGTGGGTGTATTGCATGATCCTGAGACCCTGCTTCGCTGCATTGCCGAGCGAGCCTTCCTGAGGCACCTG GAAGGAGGCTGCAGTGTGCCAGTGGCCGTGCATACAGCTATGAAGGATGGGCAA CTGTACCTGACAGGAGGAGTCTGGAGTCTAGACGGCTCAGATAGCATGCAAGAGACCATGCAGGCCACCATTTGTGTCACTGCCCAG CATGAAGATGGCCCAGAGGATGATCCACAGCTGGTGGGGATCACTGCCCGGAACATTCCACGACAAGCCCAGCTGGCTGCTGAGAACCTGGGCATCAGCCTGGCCAGCTTGTTGCtgaacaaaggagccaagaacatcCTGGATGTTGCACGACAGCTTAACGATGCCCACTAA
- the HMBS gene encoding porphobilinogen deaminase isoform X3, which produces MSDNGNAAATAEENSPKMRVIRVGTRKSQLARIQTDSVVAVLKALYPGLQFEIVAMSTTGDKILDTALSKIGEKSLFTKELEHALEKNEVDLVVHSLKDLPTVLPPGFTIGAICKRENPYDAVVFHPKFVGKTLETLPEKSVVGTSSLRRAAQLQRKFPHLEFKSIRGNLNTRLRKLDEFQEFSAIILAAAGLQRMGWQHRVGQILHPEECMYAVGQGALGVEVRAKDQDILDLVGVLHDPETLLRCIAERAFLRHLEGGCSVPVAVHTAMKDGQLYLTGGVWSLDGSDSMQETMQATICVTAQHEDGPEDDPQLVGITARNIPRQAQLAAENLGISLASLLLNKGAKNILDVARQLNDAH; this is translated from the exons GAAGAAAACAGCCCAAAGATGAGAGTGATTCGCGTGGGTACCCGAAAAAGCCAG CTGGCTCGCATACAAACAGACAGTGTGGTGGCAGTGCTGAAAGCCTTATACCCAGGCCTGCAGTTTGAAATCG TTGCTATGTCCACCACAGGGGACAAGATTCTTGATACTGCGCTCTCTAAG ATTGGCGAGAAGAGCCTGTTTACCAAGGAGCTAGAACACGCGCTGGAAAAGAATGA AGTGGACTTAGTCGTTCACTCCCTGAAGGACTTGCCCACTGTGCTTCCTCCTGGCTTCACCATTGGAGCCATCTGCAA GCGGGAGAACCCCTATGATGCCGTTGTCTTTCACCCAAAATTTGTTGGGAAGACCCTAGAAACCTTGCCAGAGAAGAG TGTGGTGGGAACCAGCTCCCTTCGGAGGGCGGCCCAGCTGCAGAGAAAGTTCCCACACCTGGAGTTCAAGAGCATT CGGGGAAATCTCAACACACGCCTTCGGAAGCTGGATGAATTTCAGGAGTTCAGTGCCATCATCCTGGCTGCAGCTGGCCTGCAGCGCATGGGCTGGCAGCACCGGGTGGGACAG ATACTCCACCCGGAGGAGTGCATGTATGCTGTGGGTCAG GGGGCCCTGGGCGTGGAAGTCCGAGCCAAGGACCAGGACATCCTGGATCTGGTGGGTGTATTGCATGATCCTGAGACCCTGCTTCGCTGCATTGCCGAGCGAGCCTTCCTGAGGCACCTG GAAGGAGGCTGCAGTGTGCCAGTGGCCGTGCATACAGCTATGAAGGATGGGCAA CTGTACCTGACAGGAGGAGTCTGGAGTCTAGACGGCTCAGATAGCATGCAAGAGACCATGCAGGCCACCATTTGTGTCACTGCCCAG CATGAAGATGGCCCAGAGGATGATCCACAGCTGGTGGGGATCACTGCCCGGAACATTCCACGACAAGCCCAGCTGGCTGCTGAGAACCTGGGCATCAGCCTGGCCAGCTTGTTGCtgaacaaaggagccaagaacatcCTGGATGTTGCACGACAGCTTAACGATGCCCACTAA
- the LOC125146878 gene encoding histone H2AX encodes MSGRGKTGGKARAKAKSRSSRAGLQFPVGRVHRLLRKGHYAERVGAGAPVYLAAVLEYLTAEILELAGNAARDNKKTRIIPRHLQLAIRNDEELNKLLGGVTIAQGGVLPNIQAVLLPKKTSATVGPKAPAGGKKATQASQEY; translated from the coding sequence ATGTCGGGCCGTGGCAAGACGGGCGGCAAGGCCCGAGCCAAGGCCAAATCGCGCTCGTCGCGCGCCGGCCTCCAGTTTCCAGTGGGCCGCGTGCACCGGCTGCTGCGGAAGGGCCACTACGCCGAACGGGTTGGCGCCGGCGCCCCTGTGTACCTGGCGGCCGTGCTGGAGTACCTCACCGCGGAGATCCTGGAGCTGGCGGGCAACGCGGCCCGCGACAACAAGAAGACGCGGATCATCCCCCGCCACCTGCAGCTGGCCATCCGCAACGACGAGGAGCTCAACAAGCTGCTGGGCGGCGTGACGATCGCCCAGGGAGGCGTCCTGCCCAACATCCAGGCCGTGCTGCTGCCCAAGAAAACCAGCGCCACCGTGGGGCCGAAGGCGCCGGCGGGCGGCAAGAAGGCCACCCAGGCCTCTCAGGAGTACTGA
- the HMBS gene encoding porphobilinogen deaminase isoform X4 produces MRVIRVGTRKSQLARIQTDSVVAVLKALYPGLQFEIVAMSTTGDKILDTALSKIGEKSLFTKELEHALEKNEVDLVVHSLKDLPTVLPPGFTIGAICKRENPYDAVVFHPKFVGKTLETLPEKSVVGTSSLRRAAQLQRKFPHLEFKSIRGNLNTRLRKLDEFQEFSAIILAAAGLQRMGWQHRVGQILHPEECMYAVGQGALGVEVRAKDQDILDLVGVLHDPETLLRCIAERAFLRHLEGGCSVPVAVHTAMKDGQLYLTGGVWSLDGSDSMQETMQATICVTAQHEDGPEDDPQLVGITARNIPRQAQLAAENLGISLASLLLNKGAKNILDVARQLNDAH; encoded by the exons ATGAGAGTGATTCGCGTGGGTACCCGAAAAAGCCAG CTGGCTCGCATACAAACAGACAGTGTGGTGGCAGTGCTGAAAGCCTTATACCCAGGCCTGCAGTTTGAAATCG TTGCTATGTCCACCACAGGGGACAAGATTCTTGATACTGCGCTCTCTAAG ATTGGCGAGAAGAGCCTGTTTACCAAGGAGCTAGAACACGCGCTGGAAAAGAATGA AGTGGACTTAGTCGTTCACTCCCTGAAGGACTTGCCCACTGTGCTTCCTCCTGGCTTCACCATTGGAGCCATCTGCAA GCGGGAGAACCCCTATGATGCCGTTGTCTTTCACCCAAAATTTGTTGGGAAGACCCTAGAAACCTTGCCAGAGAAGAG TGTGGTGGGAACCAGCTCCCTTCGGAGGGCGGCCCAGCTGCAGAGAAAGTTCCCACACCTGGAGTTCAAGAGCATT CGGGGAAATCTCAACACACGCCTTCGGAAGCTGGATGAATTTCAGGAGTTCAGTGCCATCATCCTGGCTGCAGCTGGCCTGCAGCGCATGGGCTGGCAGCACCGGGTGGGACAG ATACTCCACCCGGAGGAGTGCATGTATGCTGTGGGTCAG GGGGCCCTGGGCGTGGAAGTCCGAGCCAAGGACCAGGACATCCTGGATCTGGTGGGTGTATTGCATGATCCTGAGACCCTGCTTCGCTGCATTGCCGAGCGAGCCTTCCTGAGGCACCTG GAAGGAGGCTGCAGTGTGCCAGTGGCCGTGCATACAGCTATGAAGGATGGGCAA CTGTACCTGACAGGAGGAGTCTGGAGTCTAGACGGCTCAGATAGCATGCAAGAGACCATGCAGGCCACCATTTGTGTCACTGCCCAG CATGAAGATGGCCCAGAGGATGATCCACAGCTGGTGGGGATCACTGCCCGGAACATTCCACGACAAGCCCAGCTGGCTGCTGAGAACCTGGGCATCAGCCTGGCCAGCTTGTTGCtgaacaaaggagccaagaacatcCTGGATGTTGCACGACAGCTTAACGATGCCCACTAA